In the Acropora muricata isolate sample 2 chromosome 10, ASM3666990v1, whole genome shotgun sequence genome, one interval contains:
- the LOC136887589 gene encoding uncharacterized protein isoform X5, giving the protein MDTCGDGSSKGNHRTYFKYSIKGLPVGIWKAATAGAGSFANGPAAYYRRIAVLRVLKSCGPKLPAFPFLGFAYACINDSPSDIQVSQPVEIDQQRMTVHKSALRGLLVGFRLGVLFMQPRGSGNPMTVHE; this is encoded by the exons ATGGACACGTGTGGTGATGGAAGTTCAAAAGGGAACCATAGGACTTATTTCAAAT ATTCCATCAAAGGTCTACCAGTGGGAATCTGGAAGGCAGCAACTGCAGGGGCAGGCAGTTTTGCAAATGGACCAGCAGCCTATTATCGCA GAATTGCAGTATTGCGTGTGTTGAAAAGCTGTGGACCCAAATTGCCCGCCTTTCCTTTCCTTGGATTTGCATATGCCT GTATTAATGACAGCCCAAGTGATATACAAGTAAGCCAG CCTGTAGAAATTGACCAACAGCGTATGACTGTTCACAAGTCTGCATTGAGAGGCCTCTTGGTTGGCTTTCGGCTTGGAGTGCTTTTTATGCAGCCAAGAGGATCAGGAA ATCCAATGACTGTTCATGAGTAG
- the LOC136887582 gene encoding uncharacterized protein isoform X2, producing the protein MRIWEGATARAGCFANGQAAHDRIKGIEQFQRKDSTESIIQPVEIDQQPTPVHKSPLGGFLVGFRLGVLFMQPRGSGNPVTVHE; encoded by the exons ATGCGTATCTGGGAGGGAGCAACTGCTAGGGCAGGCTGTTTTGCAAATGGACAAGCAGCCCATGATCGCA TAAAAGGAATTGAGCAGTTTCAAAGAAAGGATTCTACAGAATCTATTATTCAG CCTGTAGAAATCGACCAACAGCCAACGCCTGTTCACAAGTCTCCATTGGGAGGCTTCTTGGTTGGCTTTCGGCTTGGAGTGCTTTTTATGCAGCCAAGAGGATCAGGAA ATCCAGTGACTGTTCATGAGTAG
- the LOC136887589 gene encoding uncharacterized protein isoform X3 has protein sequence MDTCGDGSSKGNHRTYFKYSIKGLPVGIWKAATAGAGSFANGPAAYYRRIAVLRVLKSCGPKLPAFPFLGFAYASFDLKFTGINDSPSDIQVSQPVEIDQQRMTVHKSALRGLLVGFRLGVLFMQPRGSGNPMTVHE, from the exons ATGGACACGTGTGGTGATGGAAGTTCAAAAGGGAACCATAGGACTTATTTCAAAT ATTCCATCAAAGGTCTACCAGTGGGAATCTGGAAGGCAGCAACTGCAGGGGCAGGCAGTTTTGCAAATGGACCAGCAGCCTATTATCGCA GAATTGCAGTATTGCGTGTGTTGAAAAGCTGTGGACCCAAATTGCCCGCCTTTCCTTTCCTTGGATTTGCATATGCCT CTTTTGATTTAAAATTTACAGGTATTAATGACAGCCCAAGTGATATACAAGTAAGCCAG CCTGTAGAAATTGACCAACAGCGTATGACTGTTCACAAGTCTGCATTGAGAGGCCTCTTGGTTGGCTTTCGGCTTGGAGTGCTTTTTATGCAGCCAAGAGGATCAGGAA ATCCAATGACTGTTCATGAGTAG
- the LOC136887582 gene encoding uncharacterized protein isoform X1 has product MTCIHVYAVSSSFQDSIRGLPMRIWEGATARAGCFANGQAAHDRIKGIEQFQRKDSTESIIQPVEIDQQPTPVHKSPLGGFLVGFRLGVLFMQPRGSGNPVTVHE; this is encoded by the exons atgacTTGTATTCATGTATACGCTGTATCTTCTTCTTTCCAAGATTCCATCAGAGGTCTACCGATGCGTATCTGGGAGGGAGCAACTGCTAGGGCAGGCTGTTTTGCAAATGGACAAGCAGCCCATGATCGCA TAAAAGGAATTGAGCAGTTTCAAAGAAAGGATTCTACAGAATCTATTATTCAG CCTGTAGAAATCGACCAACAGCCAACGCCTGTTCACAAGTCTCCATTGGGAGGCTTCTTGGTTGGCTTTCGGCTTGGAGTGCTTTTTATGCAGCCAAGAGGATCAGGAA ATCCAGTGACTGTTCATGAGTAG
- the LOC136887589 gene encoding uncharacterized protein isoform X6, with protein MDTCGDGSSKGNHRTYFKYSIKGLPVGIWKAATAGAGSFANGPAAYYRRIAVLRVLKSCGPKLPAFPFLGFAYACINDSPSDIQPVEIDQQRMTVHKSALRGLLVGFRLGVLFMQPRGSGNPMTVHE; from the exons ATGGACACGTGTGGTGATGGAAGTTCAAAAGGGAACCATAGGACTTATTTCAAAT ATTCCATCAAAGGTCTACCAGTGGGAATCTGGAAGGCAGCAACTGCAGGGGCAGGCAGTTTTGCAAATGGACCAGCAGCCTATTATCGCA GAATTGCAGTATTGCGTGTGTTGAAAAGCTGTGGACCCAAATTGCCCGCCTTTCCTTTCCTTGGATTTGCATATGCCT GTATTAATGACAGCCCAAGTGATATACAA CCTGTAGAAATTGACCAACAGCGTATGACTGTTCACAAGTCTGCATTGAGAGGCCTCTTGGTTGGCTTTCGGCTTGGAGTGCTTTTTATGCAGCCAAGAGGATCAGGAA ATCCAATGACTGTTCATGAGTAG
- the LOC136887589 gene encoding uncharacterized protein isoform X2 produces the protein MDTCGDGSSKGNHRTYFKYSIKGLPVGIWKAATAGAGSFANGPAAYYRRIAVLRVLKSCGPKLPAFPFLGFAYACINDSPSDIQVSQVQYQRLQSAESNVHVCLLASQPVEIDQQRMTVHKSALRGLLVGFRLGVLFMQPRGSGNPMTVHE, from the exons ATGGACACGTGTGGTGATGGAAGTTCAAAAGGGAACCATAGGACTTATTTCAAAT ATTCCATCAAAGGTCTACCAGTGGGAATCTGGAAGGCAGCAACTGCAGGGGCAGGCAGTTTTGCAAATGGACCAGCAGCCTATTATCGCA GAATTGCAGTATTGCGTGTGTTGAAAAGCTGTGGACCCAAATTGCCCGCCTTTCCTTTCCTTGGATTTGCATATGCCT GTATTAATGACAGCCCAAGTGATATACAAGTAAGCCAGGTGCAGTATCAAAGATTGCAATCTGCTGAATCTAATGTTCATGTTTGTCTACTGGCTTCACAG CCTGTAGAAATTGACCAACAGCGTATGACTGTTCACAAGTCTGCATTGAGAGGCCTCTTGGTTGGCTTTCGGCTTGGAGTGCTTTTTATGCAGCCAAGAGGATCAGGAA ATCCAATGACTGTTCATGAGTAG
- the LOC136887589 gene encoding uncharacterized protein isoform X1 → MDTCGDGSSKGNHRTYFKYSIKGLPVGIWKAATAGAGSFANGPAAYYRRIAVLRVLKSCGPKLPAFPFLGFAYASFDLKFTGINDSPSDIQVSQVQYQRLQSAESNVHVCLLASQPVEIDQQRMTVHKSALRGLLVGFRLGVLFMQPRGSGNPMTVHE, encoded by the exons ATGGACACGTGTGGTGATGGAAGTTCAAAAGGGAACCATAGGACTTATTTCAAAT ATTCCATCAAAGGTCTACCAGTGGGAATCTGGAAGGCAGCAACTGCAGGGGCAGGCAGTTTTGCAAATGGACCAGCAGCCTATTATCGCA GAATTGCAGTATTGCGTGTGTTGAAAAGCTGTGGACCCAAATTGCCCGCCTTTCCTTTCCTTGGATTTGCATATGCCT CTTTTGATTTAAAATTTACAGGTATTAATGACAGCCCAAGTGATATACAAGTAAGCCAGGTGCAGTATCAAAGATTGCAATCTGCTGAATCTAATGTTCATGTTTGTCTACTGGCTTCACAG CCTGTAGAAATTGACCAACAGCGTATGACTGTTCACAAGTCTGCATTGAGAGGCCTCTTGGTTGGCTTTCGGCTTGGAGTGCTTTTTATGCAGCCAAGAGGATCAGGAA ATCCAATGACTGTTCATGAGTAG
- the LOC136887589 gene encoding uncharacterized protein isoform X4, whose translation MDTCGDGSSKGNHRTYFKYSIKGLPVGIWKAATAGAGSFANGPAAYYRRIAVLRVLKSCGPKLPAFPFLGFAYASFDLKFTGINDSPSDIQPVEIDQQRMTVHKSALRGLLVGFRLGVLFMQPRGSGNPMTVHE comes from the exons ATGGACACGTGTGGTGATGGAAGTTCAAAAGGGAACCATAGGACTTATTTCAAAT ATTCCATCAAAGGTCTACCAGTGGGAATCTGGAAGGCAGCAACTGCAGGGGCAGGCAGTTTTGCAAATGGACCAGCAGCCTATTATCGCA GAATTGCAGTATTGCGTGTGTTGAAAAGCTGTGGACCCAAATTGCCCGCCTTTCCTTTCCTTGGATTTGCATATGCCT CTTTTGATTTAAAATTTACAGGTATTAATGACAGCCCAAGTGATATACAA CCTGTAGAAATTGACCAACAGCGTATGACTGTTCACAAGTCTGCATTGAGAGGCCTCTTGGTTGGCTTTCGGCTTGGAGTGCTTTTTATGCAGCCAAGAGGATCAGGAA ATCCAATGACTGTTCATGAGTAG